Proteins from one Epinephelus moara isolate mb chromosome 1, YSFRI_EMoa_1.0, whole genome shotgun sequence genomic window:
- the LOC126392807 gene encoding adhesion G protein-coupled receptor G3-like — protein sequence MMWITLFLVTLVWVSTTQADGPRSVTPEANDVTYGTVSPSPRDSDSTITLTDYCENILRVCESEVPWIRCYEKGIGKCILKGRGLISDFILLQANSSQEAEVSPTPKHRVYIPSSALRRSRGDESREEEVRLVASVVNSTFFKLSPPQRRRHGSLFTPVHIQGTVLGGLVLVVKAGKYAVQNLPEPIKLTFQHNKEEVNGTCVFWQESDLDNTTGHWSAVGCETSDTGTEFICNCNHLSFFAVLVNPELSVDESDAVNLSYITYTGSALSIFFTVISLILYICLQRRRPEKAIGVHLQLTVALLCLHIIFLLSNLWVWHLNETEDGWVCGGLGLLLHWSLLATFSWAALEGFHLYLLLIRVFNIYVRRYLLKLSLVGWGLPTLIAVVCGILGVYGKFSPESEGVSISNSPMQLCWMSRDRLLVSYITTVAFPCLVILCNSCMLGLVVFKLWGLRAGSGAIGSSSGWRKTKRESRSKLWKDCATVLGLSCLLGLPWGLATISYVSIPGIYIFTILISLQGVYMFLWSVALNRKSQSDYNSSTKDPSSQKVMTTSFNN from the exons ATGATGTGGATTACTCTGTTTCTGGTGACACTTGTGTGGGTTTCAACAACCCAAGCTGATG GTCCTAGATCTGTAACACCTGAGGCAAATGATGTCACTTATGGTACTGTGTCACCCAGCCCGAGGGACTCTGACTCAACCA tcACTCTGACAGACTACTGTGAAAACATCCTCAGAGTCTGTGAAAGTGAAGTCCCCTGGATCAG GTGTTATGAGAAAGGAATTGGGAAGTGTATACTAAAAGGACGTGGGCTTATAAGCGACTTCATTCTTCTGCAGGCAAACTCGTCTCAAGAG gCTGAAGTGAGTCCCACTCCTAAACACAGGGTTTACATCCCATCCTCAGCTCTCAGGAGAAGCAGAGGAGATGAGTCTCGTGAGGAGGAGGTACGGCTGGTGGCCTCTGTGGTCAACAGCACTTTCTTCAAG CTGAGTCCCCCTCAGAGAAGACGACATGGGAGTCTTTTCACACCAGTCCACATACAAGGCACTGTTCTGGGGGGGTTAGTCCTGGTAGTGAAGGCAGGGAAGTATGCTGTCCAAAACCTTCCAGAGCCCATCAAATTAACCTTCCAACACAACAAAGAG GAGGTGAATGGGACGTGTGTGTTTTGGCAGGAGTCAGATCTTGACAATACAACAG gtcaTTGGAGCGCAGTCGGCTGTGAGACCAGTGACACAGGAACTGAATTTATTTGCAACTGCAACCACCTGAGCTTCTTTGCTGTGCTTGtg AACCCTGAATTATCCGTGGATGAAAGTGACGCTGTGAACCTTAGCTACATCACTTACACTGGATCAGCACTTTCCATCTTCTTCACAGTTATCAGCTTGATCCTCTACATATGTCTACA ACGGCGACGTCCAGAGAAGGCCATCGGTGTGCATTTGCAACTGACAGTAGCACTGCTGTGCCTCCACATCATCTTCCTGCTGTCCAACCTCTGGGTGTGGCACCTGAATGAGACTGAGGATGGCTGGGTTTGCGGGGGTTTGGGTCTCCTTTTACACTGGTCCCTACTGGCCACCTTCAGCTGGGCGGCTCTGGAGGGATTCCACCTCTACCTTCTCCTAATCCGAGTCTTTAACATCTACGTCAGGAGATACCTGCTCAAACTCAGCCTGGTGGGATGGG GTCTTCCAACACTGATTGCAGTGGTTTGTGGGATTTTAGGTGTTTACGGCAAATTCAGTCCAGAATCGGAGGGTGTCAGCATCAGCAACTCACCAATGCAGTT atgctggATGAGCAGAGACAGGCTTTTAGTCAGCTACATCACCACTGTTGCCTTCCCATGCCTTGTGATACTGTGTAATTCCTGCATGCTGGGCCTGGTGGTGTTTAAGCTCTGGGGGCTAAGGGCAGGTAGCGGTGCCATTGGAAGCAGTAGTGGCTGGAGGAAGACGAAGAGAGAGAGTAGGAGCAAGTTATGGAAGGACTGTGCCACAGTGCTGGGTCTCAGCTGCTTGCTGGGCTTACCTTGGGGGTTAGCAACCATCAGCTACGTCTCCATCCCTGGAATCTACATATTCACAATACTAATCTCCCTGCAGG GTGTATACATGTTCCTGTGGTCCGTGGCTTTGAACCGCAAGTCTCAATCTGACTATAACTCCTCAACCAAAGACCCTTCCTCTCAGAAAGTGATGACCACCAGTTTCAATAATTGA